In Thermodesulfitimonas autotrophica, the following proteins share a genomic window:
- a CDS encoding universal stress protein produces the protein MFHRVLVAIDGSEHSYAALRRALEVLKLTPLTQVAIIEVVPPVDPSIEYLPWVSPAQLEEAEKKRAQADLDRALAILKEAGIEGKPLIKIGNPAEEIVATAKEGNYELIVMGRRGTNPLKELLLGGVSQRVLHLTECPVFLGK, from the coding sequence ATGTTTCACCGCGTTTTGGTGGCCATCGACGGTTCCGAGCATTCTTACGCTGCGCTGCGCCGGGCCCTGGAAGTGTTGAAGCTGACGCCGCTCACCCAGGTGGCAATCATCGAGGTGGTCCCGCCGGTTGATCCGAGCATCGAGTATCTGCCGTGGGTTTCGCCGGCTCAGTTGGAGGAGGCAGAGAAAAAGCGGGCGCAAGCCGATCTCGACCGGGCGCTGGCCATCTTGAAGGAGGCCGGGATAGAAGGGAAACCACTGATCAAGATCGGGAATCCGGCCGAGGAGATCGTGGCCACGGCGAAAGAGGGAAATTACGAGCTCATCGTGATGGGACGCCGGGGCACTAACCCCTTGAAAGAACTCCTGCTTGGGGGCGTGAGCCAGCGGGTTCTGCACCTGACGGAGTGCCCGGTCTTCTTGGGGAAGTAA
- the leuS gene encoding leucine--tRNA ligase produces MEERYPFAAVEEKWQQRWAAEGLYHVDDFDSRPKYYCLEMFPYPSGRLHMGHVRNYAIGDVVARFKTMQGYAVLHPMGWDAFGLPAENAAIKHGVHPRDWTWDNIAFMRRQLKELGLSYDWRREIATCHPGYYRWTQWLFLQFYHRGLAYKKKAPVNWCPSCATVLANEQVVGGACERCKTPVTRRELEQWFLKITAYAERLLKDLEKLSGWPEKVKIMQANWIGRSEGALVHFPVVGREEKVSVFTTRPDTLYGVTYMVLAPEHPLVSKLATPERREAVGAFVARARSMSELSRTAGEAEKEGLFTGAYCKNPLTGEEIPVYIANYVLMEYGTGAVMAVPAHDQRDFEFAKKYGLPIRVVIQPPGRELDAATMAEAYVDEGVMVNSGPFSGMPNRDGMRAVTAYLEEKGWGRHQVNYRLRDWLISRQRYWGAPIPIVYCDKCGIVPVREQDLPVLLPYAVAFKPTGESPLKDCPEFVHTACPQCGGPAKRETDTMDTFICSSWYYFRYTSPREESGPWDRAKVDRWLPVDQYIGGVEHAILHLLYSRFFTKFLYDIGLVGCEEPFTNLLTQGMVLKDGAKMSKSKGNIVSPEEIMAKFGADTTRLFILFAAPPERDLEWSDQGVEGCARFLNRVWRLFNTLLPEIQGAPVPGANLVGVNRELQRLTHLTVKKVTEDVERFNFNTAVSAIMELVNGIYQFCDRVPPVDRDPGVLREAVEKLLILLAPFAPHISEELWARLGYTESVHRQSWPTYRPDLLLQDQVEIAVQINGRVRGRIVVPAAATAAEIETAALEEPRIRQWLTGKTVAKVVTVPGKLVNIVVR; encoded by the coding sequence ATGGAGGAAAGGTATCCGTTTGCAGCAGTGGAGGAGAAGTGGCAACAGCGCTGGGCGGCGGAAGGGCTTTACCACGTTGACGATTTCGACAGCCGCCCCAAGTATTACTGCCTCGAGATGTTTCCTTACCCTTCGGGCAGGCTGCATATGGGGCACGTCCGGAACTACGCCATCGGGGACGTGGTGGCCCGCTTCAAAACGATGCAGGGTTACGCCGTTTTGCACCCGATGGGCTGGGACGCCTTCGGTTTACCGGCGGAGAACGCGGCGATCAAGCACGGCGTGCACCCCCGCGACTGGACGTGGGACAACATCGCCTTTATGCGCCGGCAACTCAAGGAACTCGGCCTGAGCTACGACTGGCGGCGGGAGATTGCCACCTGCCACCCGGGGTACTACCGGTGGACCCAGTGGCTCTTCCTCCAGTTTTACCACCGGGGCCTCGCCTACAAGAAAAAGGCTCCCGTCAACTGGTGTCCTTCCTGCGCCACGGTGCTGGCCAACGAGCAGGTAGTCGGCGGCGCTTGCGAACGCTGCAAAACGCCTGTCACGCGGCGCGAGCTCGAGCAGTGGTTCCTGAAGATCACCGCCTACGCGGAGCGGCTCCTCAAGGACTTGGAGAAGCTGTCCGGCTGGCCGGAAAAGGTCAAGATTATGCAGGCGAACTGGATCGGCCGGAGTGAAGGCGCGCTGGTCCACTTCCCGGTGGTGGGCCGGGAGGAGAAAGTCAGCGTTTTCACCACGCGGCCCGATACCCTTTACGGTGTCACCTACATGGTGCTGGCGCCGGAGCACCCGCTGGTAAGTAAGCTTGCCACGCCGGAGCGGCGGGAGGCGGTTGGGGCCTTTGTGGCGCGGGCGCGGAGCATGAGCGAGCTCTCGCGGACCGCGGGGGAGGCCGAGAAGGAAGGGCTTTTTACCGGCGCTTACTGCAAAAACCCGCTGACGGGTGAAGAGATACCGGTCTACATCGCCAACTACGTGCTCATGGAGTACGGCACCGGCGCGGTGATGGCGGTGCCGGCGCACGACCAGCGCGACTTCGAATTTGCTAAGAAGTACGGCCTGCCCATCAGGGTGGTAATCCAACCGCCGGGCAGGGAGCTCGACGCGGCAACGATGGCGGAGGCCTACGTAGACGAGGGCGTGATGGTGAATTCTGGCCCCTTTAGCGGGATGCCGAACCGCGACGGGATGCGGGCGGTAACTGCCTACCTGGAGGAGAAGGGGTGGGGGCGGCACCAGGTCAACTACCGGCTACGTGACTGGCTCATCTCCCGGCAGCGTTACTGGGGCGCGCCGATCCCGATCGTTTACTGTGATAAGTGCGGGATCGTCCCGGTTCGGGAGCAGGATTTGCCGGTGCTGCTCCCGTACGCGGTGGCCTTCAAGCCCACGGGGGAATCCCCGCTCAAGGATTGTCCTGAATTCGTCCACACCGCCTGCCCGCAGTGCGGTGGTCCGGCCAAACGGGAAACCGACACCATGGATACCTTTATCTGTTCCTCCTGGTATTACTTCCGCTACACGAGTCCGCGGGAGGAAAGCGGCCCCTGGGATCGGGCCAAGGTTGACCGGTGGCTCCCCGTCGACCAGTACATTGGCGGCGTGGAGCACGCCATCCTGCACCTCCTCTACTCCCGCTTTTTCACCAAGTTCCTCTACGACATCGGGCTGGTGGGGTGTGAGGAACCCTTCACCAACCTTTTGACCCAGGGGATGGTCTTAAAAGACGGCGCGAAAATGTCCAAGTCAAAGGGCAACATCGTCAGCCCTGAGGAGATCATGGCCAAGTTCGGGGCGGATACGACCCGGCTCTTTATCCTCTTTGCCGCGCCCCCGGAGCGGGACCTGGAGTGGAGCGACCAGGGAGTCGAGGGGTGTGCCCGGTTTTTAAACCGTGTCTGGCGGCTTTTCAATACCCTATTACCCGAAATTCAGGGGGCACCGGTACCTGGGGCGAACCTGGTTGGCGTCAACCGGGAACTGCAGCGGCTCACTCATCTCACCGTCAAAAAGGTGACCGAGGATGTGGAGCGGTTCAACTTCAATACCGCGGTAAGCGCCATCATGGAGTTAGTAAACGGAATTTACCAGTTCTGCGACCGGGTGCCGCCGGTGGACCGGGATCCCGGCGTTCTGCGCGAGGCGGTTGAAAAGTTGCTTATTCTCCTGGCGCCCTTTGCTCCGCACATTAGCGAAGAGCTGTGGGCGCGGCTCGGCTACACCGAAAGCGTTCACCGCCAATCCTGGCCTACATACCGCCCTGATCTTCTACTCCAGGACCAGGTGGAAATAGCCGTCCAGATCAACGGCCGGGTCCGGGGCCGGATCGTCGTTCCTGCGGCGGCCACGGCGGCGGAGATAGAGACAGCAGCGCTCGAGGAGCCCCGCATCCGCCAGTGGCTAACGGGTAAAACCGTGGCCAAAGTCGTGACGGTGCCAGGAAAATTAGTAAACATTGTCGTCAGGTAG
- the rsfS gene encoding ribosome silencing factor produces MGLSPQELLNLIVAAAEEKKGFDIVILQVGHLTTVCDYFVILSGRSTVQVKAIAEHIQDKLMERGVPVLRREGFREGFWVLLDYGDIVVHLFREEEREFYGLERLWRDAPIIKPAVSSLT; encoded by the coding sequence TTGGGCCTCAGTCCCCAGGAGTTGCTAAACCTTATCGTCGCGGCTGCCGAAGAGAAAAAGGGCTTTGACATCGTGATCCTTCAGGTAGGCCACCTGACAACGGTATGCGACTACTTCGTCATCTTGAGCGGCAGGTCGACGGTCCAGGTAAAGGCAATTGCCGAGCACATCCAGGATAAGCTGATGGAACGTGGGGTACCGGTCCTGCGCCGGGAAGGGTTCCGCGAAGGTTTCTGGGTGTTATTAGATTACGGGGATATTGTGGTCCATCTGTTCCGGGAAGAAGAACGCGAGTTTTACGGTCTCGAACGTCTGTGGCGGGATGCCCCGATCATCAAACCCGCAGTTAGTAGCTTGACCTGA
- a CDS encoding RNA recognition motif domain-containing protein: protein MARTLYVGNLPWATRAEDLAEIFSSYGEVLSSRIISDRQTGRSRGFGFVEVRDEDADAMIAALNGAELGGRVIIVNEARERQDVRRR from the coding sequence GTGGCGCGGACCCTTTACGTGGGCAACCTGCCGTGGGCTACCCGGGCAGAAGACCTGGCGGAAATATTCTCCTCCTACGGCGAGGTGCTCTCCAGCCGGATCATTTCCGACCGGCAAACCGGGCGTTCACGGGGCTTCGGCTTTGTCGAGGTGCGCGATGAAGATGCCGACGCGATGATCGCCGCTCTCAACGGCGCCGAGCTCGGCGGCCGGGTCATCATCGTTAACGAGGCCCGGGAGCGGCAGGACGTTAGAAGGCGGTAG
- the nadD gene encoding nicotinate-nucleotide adenylyltransferase → MGCVGTAVRIGLMGGTFDPIHYGHLVAAEDARYELGLEKVVFIPAGQPPHKPKELVSEAAHRVAMVRLAIATNPCFELSTVEVERPGPSYTVDTVAAFRKQYPAGEFYFITGADAVAEILSWHRAEELLTLCRVVAVTRPGYVLDNLRERLAGLDAYLWRKIRVLPVPGVAISSTAIRERVREGRPIRYLLPDQVEAYIKEQGLYRLRVHRGIPRDQD, encoded by the coding sequence ATGGGGTGCGTTGGTACGGCAGTGCGGATCGGCCTGATGGGGGGAACCTTTGACCCTATCCATTACGGGCACCTGGTAGCGGCGGAGGATGCGCGGTACGAGCTGGGCTTGGAAAAAGTGGTTTTCATTCCTGCGGGGCAACCGCCCCACAAGCCGAAGGAGTTGGTTTCTGAGGCGGCGCACCGTGTCGCGATGGTTCGTCTGGCTATTGCCACCAATCCCTGCTTTGAGCTTTCTACGGTCGAAGTTGAGCGGCCAGGACCCTCCTATACAGTCGATACTGTGGCGGCTTTCCGGAAACAATACCCTGCCGGCGAGTTCTATTTTATTACGGGTGCGGATGCGGTGGCCGAGATTCTCTCGTGGCACAGGGCGGAAGAGTTGCTTACCCTCTGCCGGGTTGTGGCGGTCACCCGGCCAGGATATGTACTCGATAACCTGCGCGAGCGGCTGGCCGGGCTTGATGCTTATCTTTGGCGGAAAATTCGCGTGCTTCCGGTTCCCGGCGTAGCCATTTCTTCCACGGCGATTAGGGAGCGGGTCCGCGAGGGAAGACCGATCCGGTACCTTTTACCGGATCAGGTTGAGGCGTACATCAAAGAACAGGGGTTGTATCGTTTAAGGGTGCATCGGGGTATTCCCCGTGATCAAGACTAA
- a CDS encoding glutamate-5-semialdehyde dehydrogenase, producing the protein MNAIEAVVVEKAKRAKEAARRLAYLPTTVKDAGLLAMADALEAQMAEILAANARDLEAGRLKGLSGALMDRLMLNEKRVKEMAQGLRDVVKLPDPVGEVVAMWRRPNGLEVGQMRVPLGVIGMIYEARPNVTVDAAGLCLKAGNAVVLRGGSEAINSNSAITRIIATAAYRAGIPEGAIEFIDRTEREAAQVLMRLNGYIDVLIPRGGAGLIQTVVKTATVPVIETGVGNCHVYVDEFADLSKAEPIIINAKCQRPGVCNAMETLLVHEAVAPAFLPAIAQRLKERGVEIRGCPTTLKFVPWAKPATEDDWHAEFLDLILAVRVVRSLDEALDHIYRYGTKHSEAIVTENYTNARRFLKEVDAAAVYVNASTRFTDGGQFGFGAEIGISTQKLHARGPMGLKELTTVKYIIFGEGQVRE; encoded by the coding sequence ATGAACGCGATCGAAGCGGTGGTTGTGGAAAAGGCGAAGCGGGCAAAAGAGGCGGCGCGGCGCCTTGCCTACCTGCCCACAACCGTCAAGGACGCGGGTCTTTTGGCGATGGCCGACGCGCTCGAGGCGCAGATGGCGGAGATCCTCGCGGCCAACGCGCGGGATCTTGAGGCGGGGCGGTTGAAGGGGCTTTCCGGGGCGCTGATGGACCGGTTAATGCTTAACGAAAAGCGGGTAAAAGAGATGGCCCAGGGATTGCGCGACGTGGTAAAACTTCCCGATCCCGTAGGCGAGGTCGTGGCAATGTGGCGGCGGCCCAACGGCCTTGAGGTGGGCCAGATGCGGGTGCCGCTCGGCGTCATCGGCATGATTTACGAGGCGCGTCCGAACGTAACGGTCGATGCCGCCGGGCTCTGTCTTAAGGCGGGCAACGCGGTGGTCCTGCGGGGCGGTTCGGAGGCGATAAACTCCAACAGCGCCATCACCCGCATTATCGCCACGGCGGCTTACCGGGCTGGTATCCCGGAGGGAGCGATTGAGTTTATTGACCGGACGGAACGGGAGGCAGCCCAGGTGCTGATGCGCCTCAACGGGTACATCGACGTCCTGATTCCGCGCGGTGGCGCCGGGCTTATCCAGACCGTGGTCAAAACCGCGACCGTCCCCGTCATCGAAACCGGGGTGGGCAACTGCCACGTTTACGTGGACGAGTTTGCCGATCTGTCCAAGGCTGAGCCGATCATCATCAACGCCAAGTGCCAGCGGCCGGGCGTTTGCAACGCGATGGAAACACTCCTGGTCCATGAGGCGGTGGCCCCGGCCTTCCTGCCGGCGATAGCCCAGCGCCTCAAAGAGCGGGGGGTAGAGATCCGCGGTTGCCCCACCACCTTGAAGTTCGTTCCCTGGGCGAAACCGGCTACCGAGGACGACTGGCACGCCGAATTCCTCGACCTTATCCTTGCGGTGCGGGTGGTGCGGAGTCTCGACGAGGCGCTTGACCACATTTACCGCTACGGGACCAAACACTCTGAGGCCATCGTCACCGAGAACTACACCAATGCCCGCCGCTTCCTGAAGGAGGTGGATGCGGCTGCCGTTTACGTCAACGCCTCGACCCGTTTCACCGACGGGGGGCAGTTTGGTTTCGGTGCGGAAATCGGCATCTCTACCCAAAAGCTTCACGCGCGCGGGCCAATGGGTTTGAAGGAGCTTACCACGGTTAAGTACATCATCTTCGGGGAAGGCCAGGTCCGGGAGTAA
- a CDS encoding HIT family protein, whose translation MAMERLWAPWRAVYVTKSDAEKAECIFCAKLNDTRDRENHLLVRRERCFVLLNIYPYNSGHLLVAPNRHVADITELTPEEALALFQLTQEMVALLRRVMKPHGFNVGINLGRVAGAGYPGHFHIHIVPRWDGDTSFMPVVGDVKVISETLDQTYAKLKEGLEL comes from the coding sequence ATGGCGATGGAAAGGCTCTGGGCGCCGTGGCGGGCGGTTTACGTTACCAAGAGTGACGCGGAAAAGGCTGAGTGCATCTTCTGCGCCAAGCTGAACGATACGCGGGACCGGGAGAACCACCTCCTCGTCCGGCGGGAGCGCTGCTTTGTCCTCCTCAACATTTATCCTTACAACAGCGGCCACCTCCTTGTCGCGCCGAACCGGCACGTGGCCGATATCACCGAGCTGACGCCGGAGGAAGCGCTGGCCCTTTTTCAGCTTACGCAGGAGATGGTGGCGCTTTTGCGCCGGGTGATGAAGCCGCACGGCTTCAACGTCGGGATTAACCTCGGGCGGGTTGCCGGGGCCGGTTACCCCGGCCACTTCCACATCCACATCGTCCCGCGCTGGGACGGGGATACCAGCTTCATGCCGGTGGTGGGGGACGTAAAGGTGATTTCGGAAACCCTCGACCAGACCTACGCCAAGCTGAAAGAGGGGTTGGAACTATAA
- the proB gene encoding glutamate 5-kinase — MARKREFGHVKRIVIKVGTSSLTHKTGKLNLGQMEKLVREMADLYNEGRELLLVTSGAVGAGMGRLGWKTRPKTIPEKQACAAVGQGLLLQVYENFFSQYGITVGQVLLTRDDFADRRRFLNARNTLLTLLRLGILPIINENDTVAVDEIRFGDNDTLSALVTNLIDAEMLLILSDVDGLYTADPRKDPAARFIPEVEKITPELEAVAGGAGSATGSGGMVTKFQAAQIVGQAGAVMVIAAAAADNVLRRVLAGEEIGTVFWPAERHLKGRKRWILFGTTVQGKIYVDEGAARALCEDGRSLLPSGIVGVEGDFEAGHAVSIIAPGGREIARGLVNYAAAEVDRMKGLKTREIAALMGQQPYDEVVHRDNLVLT, encoded by the coding sequence TTGGCGCGAAAAAGAGAGTTTGGGCACGTCAAGCGGATCGTGATAAAGGTCGGGACGAGCTCTCTGACGCATAAAACTGGAAAGCTCAATCTCGGCCAGATGGAAAAATTAGTCCGCGAGATGGCCGATCTTTATAACGAAGGGCGGGAGCTGTTGTTAGTTACCTCGGGAGCTGTGGGTGCGGGTATGGGCCGTTTGGGATGGAAAACGCGCCCGAAAACCATCCCGGAGAAGCAGGCCTGTGCGGCGGTGGGCCAGGGGTTGCTCCTGCAGGTTTACGAAAACTTTTTTTCCCAGTACGGGATTACCGTGGGGCAAGTGCTCCTCACAAGGGACGACTTTGCCGACCGGCGCCGCTTTTTAAACGCGCGCAACACGCTCCTTACCCTGCTCCGTCTCGGCATCCTCCCGATAATCAACGAAAACGACACGGTTGCGGTGGACGAAATCCGCTTCGGCGACAACGACACGCTCTCGGCGCTGGTCACTAACCTGATCGACGCGGAGATGCTCTTGATTCTTTCCGACGTTGACGGCCTCTACACGGCTGATCCCCGTAAAGACCCGGCGGCCCGCTTCATTCCCGAGGTCGAGAAGATTACGCCCGAACTTGAAGCGGTGGCGGGCGGGGCGGGTTCGGCCACCGGGAGCGGCGGGATGGTCACGAAGTTTCAGGCGGCGCAGATCGTGGGCCAGGCAGGGGCGGTAATGGTTATCGCCGCTGCTGCAGCGGACAACGTTCTCCGCCGGGTGCTGGCAGGGGAGGAAATCGGCACGGTTTTCTGGCCGGCGGAGCGTCATTTAAAGGGACGCAAGCGTTGGATCCTCTTCGGGACCACCGTCCAGGGTAAGATTTACGTAGATGAGGGGGCGGCACGGGCGCTGTGCGAAGATGGAAGAAGCCTGCTCCCGTCCGGTATCGTCGGCGTCGAGGGTGACTTTGAGGCGGGACACGCCGTGAGCATCATCGCTCCCGGCGGGCGGGAGATCGCCCGCGGTCTCGTTAACTACGCCGCCGCCGAGGTTGACCGGATGAAGGGGCTGAAAACCCGGGAGATCGCTGCCCTCATGGGCCAGCAGCCCTACGACGAGGTAGTGCACCGGGATAATCTAGTCCTCACGTAA
- the obgE gene encoding GTPase ObgE, which produces MFYDYLKIYVKAGDGGNGCVAFRREKYVPFGGPAGGDGGRGGHVILRADPGLRTLVDFHFQRHFKAERGGHGEGKERHGKNGADLILRVPVGTVVRDAATGRVLADLVAPGQEVVVARGGRGGRGNARFATPTERAPRFAEKGEPGEERWLELELKLLADVGLVGFPNAGKSTILSRVSSARPKIADYPFTTLEPCLGVVRVGEGESFVLADIPGLIEGAHTGAGLGHKFLRHIERTRLLIHVVDMGGTGGRDPVADFAAVNRELALYNEELARRPQVVAANKMDLPDAEANLERFRAAAAGYEIFPVSAVTGAGLDQLMFRVAALLRELPPPPLSVPTEAHTVVAPVRVRVENGVFVVESEAVARRVAMFDLENPEAVRRLQDYLVRAGVDAALRAAGVKAGDTVRVGNATFEWVEGKN; this is translated from the coding sequence ATGTTTTACGATTACCTGAAAATATACGTTAAGGCCGGTGACGGCGGCAACGGTTGTGTGGCCTTCCGCCGGGAAAAGTACGTGCCTTTCGGCGGCCCGGCGGGCGGCGACGGCGGGCGCGGCGGGCACGTCATCCTCAGGGCCGACCCGGGCCTGCGGACGCTGGTGGATTTCCACTTCCAGCGCCACTTCAAGGCGGAGCGCGGCGGCCACGGGGAGGGAAAGGAGCGCCACGGCAAAAACGGCGCCGACCTCATCCTGCGCGTGCCGGTGGGGACGGTGGTGCGCGACGCAGCGACAGGCAGGGTGCTGGCCGATCTGGTGGCCCCCGGGCAGGAGGTCGTGGTTGCCCGGGGCGGCCGGGGCGGCCGGGGAAACGCCCGCTTCGCCACCCCTACGGAAAGGGCCCCGCGCTTTGCGGAAAAAGGGGAGCCCGGGGAAGAGCGGTGGCTGGAGCTGGAGCTCAAGCTCCTCGCGGACGTGGGTCTGGTGGGTTTTCCGAACGCCGGAAAGTCAACCATCCTGAGCCGCGTTTCATCAGCTCGCCCCAAGATTGCGGACTATCCCTTCACGACCCTCGAGCCCTGTCTCGGCGTCGTCCGGGTGGGGGAGGGGGAGAGCTTCGTCCTGGCCGATATCCCCGGCCTCATCGAAGGGGCGCACACCGGTGCGGGGCTGGGGCATAAATTTCTGCGCCACATCGAAAGGACCCGGTTGCTCATCCACGTTGTGGATATGGGAGGAACGGGCGGGAGGGACCCGGTGGCCGATTTTGCGGCGGTCAACCGCGAGCTTGCGCTCTACAATGAAGAGCTGGCGCGGCGGCCGCAGGTGGTTGCGGCCAACAAAATGGACCTGCCGGATGCTGAAGCCAACCTCGAGCGCTTCCGGGCCGCCGCTGCGGGTTACGAGATTTTTCCGGTTTCGGCGGTGACGGGTGCGGGCCTTGACCAGTTGATGTTCCGGGTGGCGGCGCTGCTGCGCGAGCTACCGCCACCCCCTTTATCCGTGCCTACCGAAGCGCATACGGTGGTTGCGCCGGTCCGGGTGAGGGTCGAGAACGGCGTCTTTGTAGTGGAGAGCGAAGCGGTGGCGCGCCGGGTCGCGATGTTCGACCTTGAAAACCCGGAGGCCGTGCGGCGGTTGCAGGACTACCTTGTCCGTGCGGGGGTCGATGCCGCCCTGCGTGCTGCAGGGGTAAAGGCGGGGGATACGGTGCGGGTCGGAAACGCGACGTTTGAATGGGTGGAGGGGAAAAATTAG
- a CDS encoding Spo0B domain-containing protein yields MGPEEPLKVLRAQYHDFLNRLQVISGLLDLGRHEKIKEYLGRAAEEFAARGRVAKAGLPGLAWVLLRFQAEGVAAGVKVFCDLEKVPPREGPGSEEALVACLEKLHAAIAARVAGTGEERVLTITGRNVPGGYLLTYAGAFPWEEITAAAEKAVFDGAGIACKVFGLEKLELFWRFATGEE; encoded by the coding sequence ATGGGACCGGAGGAGCCGCTTAAAGTCTTGCGGGCGCAGTACCACGATTTTTTAAACCGCCTGCAGGTGATTTCCGGGCTCCTTGACCTGGGCCGGCACGAAAAAATCAAGGAATATCTCGGCCGGGCGGCAGAAGAGTTTGCCGCGCGGGGCCGGGTGGCCAAAGCGGGGCTGCCGGGACTTGCCTGGGTGCTCTTGCGCTTCCAGGCGGAGGGCGTGGCTGCCGGGGTAAAGGTTTTCTGCGACCTGGAAAAGGTGCCGCCGCGTGAAGGTCCGGGCAGCGAGGAAGCCCTGGTCGCGTGCCTAGAGAAGTTGCACGCAGCCATCGCCGCGCGGGTCGCCGGTACCGGGGAGGAGCGCGTACTTACGATTACCGGACGAAACGTTCCGGGGGGTTACCTTTTGACTTACGCCGGCGCCTTTCCCTGGGAGGAAATCACTGCGGCTGCGGAAAAGGCTGTTTTTGACGGCGCCGGGATAGCGTGCAAGGTTTTCGGGTTAGAAAAACTCGAGCTTTTCTGGCGTTTCGCGACCGGGGAAGAATGA
- a CDS encoding cofactor-independent phosphoglycerate mutase: MIVLADGMADYPCPELGGLTPLAYARTPHMDRLAAQGTVGQVKTVPDGFPPGSDVANLAVLGYDPRECYTGRAPLEAASMGVALGPEDVAFRCNLVTLSDDEPYAAKVMVDYSAGEISSAEARELIGAVQERLGSGTVSFYAGVSYRHLMVWRGGPAETSLTPPHDITGRVIGEYLPRGEGGEFLRRLMEESAGFLPGEAVNRRRVAEGKRPANSLWFWGQGRRPQLAPFREKYGLAGSVIAAVDLIRGIGVLAGMRVPVVPGATGNLHTDYRAKARAALNELAAGQDFVFIHVEAADEAGHQGDVAAKVKAIEEIDAKVVGVVVAALQEAFPRWRVMILPDHPTPLPLKTHTAEPVPFAIADSGAAGPGAPGKVFSEAAAAAAGLEFLSGPELLAFFLGRADSSAVADR; this comes from the coding sequence GTGATTGTTTTGGCAGACGGCATGGCGGATTACCCCTGTCCTGAACTCGGGGGGCTGACGCCGCTCGCTTACGCGCGTACTCCCCATATGGACCGTCTGGCGGCGCAGGGAACAGTGGGGCAGGTGAAAACGGTTCCGGACGGCTTCCCCCCGGGCAGCGACGTGGCGAATCTTGCGGTGTTAGGCTATGACCCGCGGGAGTGCTACACCGGGCGGGCGCCGCTTGAGGCCGCGAGCATGGGGGTGGCGTTGGGGCCGGAAGATGTGGCTTTCCGCTGCAACTTAGTCACCCTTTCGGATGACGAGCCTTACGCGGCGAAGGTGATGGTGGACTACAGCGCCGGGGAGATTTCGTCTGCTGAGGCGCGGGAGTTGATCGGTGCCGTTCAGGAGCGGCTGGGCAGCGGGACGGTTTCCTTTTATGCGGGCGTGAGCTACCGCCACCTGATGGTCTGGCGGGGCGGGCCGGCGGAAACCTCCCTTACCCCGCCCCACGACATCACGGGGCGGGTGATTGGGGAATATCTCCCTCGAGGTGAGGGGGGAGAGTTCCTCCGGCGGCTGATGGAGGAGAGCGCCGGGTTTTTGCCGGGGGAGGCGGTTAACCGCCGGCGCGTAGCGGAGGGAAAGCGCCCGGCGAACTCGCTCTGGTTCTGGGGGCAGGGACGCCGCCCGCAACTGGCGCCTTTCCGGGAAAAGTACGGCCTTGCGGGCAGCGTCATCGCGGCGGTCGATCTCATCCGGGGGATCGGGGTGCTGGCCGGGATGCGGGTGCCTGTGGTTCCCGGCGCAACTGGGAACCTCCACACCGACTACCGCGCGAAGGCGCGGGCCGCGCTTAACGAGCTCGCGGCGGGACAAGATTTTGTCTTTATTCACGTCGAGGCTGCTGACGAGGCGGGCCACCAGGGGGACGTAGCAGCCAAGGTGAAGGCGATCGAGGAAATCGATGCTAAAGTGGTAGGCGTGGTGGTCGCGGCGCTGCAGGAGGCCTTTCCGCGGTGGCGGGTTATGATCCTTCCGGACCACCCGACGCCGCTCCCGCTAAAAACCCATACCGCGGAACCGGTCCCCTTCGCGATCGCTGACAGTGGCGCTGCGGGGCCGGGTGCTCCGGGCAAAGTTTTCAGTGAGGCAGCGGCTGCCGCTGCGGGGCTTGAGTTTCTCTCCGGGCCGGAGCTCCTCGCCTTTTTCCTGGGGCGTGCCGACAGTTCTGCGGTTGCCGATCGTTAA
- the rpmA gene encoding 50S ribosomal protein L27: MAHKKGVGSSRNGRDSAPKYLGVKRSDGQFVTAGSIIVRQRGTRIHPGRNVGRGGDDTLFALTDGYVRFHSRGAAKKFVSVVPAVTG, translated from the coding sequence ATGGCCCATAAAAAAGGCGTAGGAAGTTCGCGTAACGGTCGCGATTCGGCACCGAAATACTTGGGCGTGAAGCGCTCCGACGGGCAGTTTGTTACGGCCGGGTCGATTATCGTGCGCCAGCGGGGCACGCGGATTCACCCGGGGCGGAATGTAGGCCGGGGCGGGGATGACACCCTTTTTGCCTTAACCGACGGGTACGTGCGTTTTCACTCCCGGGGCGCCGCAAAGAAGTTTGTGAGTGTCGTGCCGGCGGTCACCGGTTAA